The following proteins are co-located in the Candidatus Neomarinimicrobiota bacterium genome:
- a CDS encoding 1-acyl-sn-glycerol-3-phosphate acyltransferase, protein MKRPFLTVRTVFTAFFLTVIFALLALLGGIPDRRGRLINWCARTWAGFLLFVNGVSISVTGLEQLQDNRQYVFMANHQSALDIPAIFVALPFQVRMMAKKELFRIPVFGWALSLGGYIKIDRENRDRAISSLQAAAERVVRRSESVVVFPEGTRSVSGKLNRFKKGGFMFALDTGYPVVPVTIDGARDRTPHKELIIYPGKIAVTIGEPIPLEEYSAENRDELIARTFDTIEQNLR, encoded by the coding sequence GTGAAACGTCCGTTCCTCACCGTCAGGACCGTTTTTACCGCCTTTTTTCTTACAGTTATTTTTGCGCTGCTGGCCCTGCTGGGCGGAATACCTGACCGCCGGGGACGGCTAATAAATTGGTGTGCCAGAACCTGGGCCGGATTTTTGCTTTTTGTCAACGGTGTTTCGATTTCTGTGACTGGTCTGGAACAGTTGCAGGATAACCGACAATATGTTTTTATGGCAAACCATCAGAGTGCGTTGGATATCCCGGCGATCTTTGTTGCCCTCCCGTTCCAGGTCAGGATGATGGCCAAGAAGGAGTTGTTTCGTATCCCGGTATTCGGGTGGGCGCTCTCGCTCGGAGGATATATCAAGATCGACAGGGAGAACAGGGACCGAGCGATTAGTAGTCTTCAGGCTGCAGCGGAACGCGTAGTGAGACGATCGGAGTCGGTGGTTGTGTTTCCGGAGGGAACCCGGTCAGTATCCGGAAAACTCAACCGTTTCAAGAAAGGTGGCTTTATGTTTGCTCTGGATACAGGGTATCCTGTGGTGCCTGTTACCATCGATGGCGCCCGGGATCGAACACCACACAAAGAACTGATCATCTATCCGGGTAAGATTGCGGTGACGATCGGGGAGCCGATCCCGCTGGAAGAGTATTCCGCGGAGAACCGTGATGAACTCATCGCAAGAACCTTTGATACCATAGAACAAAATCTAAGGTAA
- a CDS encoding class II aldolase/adducin family protein yields the protein MSREDEYQIVETCRRLSSIGMMPASDGNVSLRLDEKTVIITPTGIRKEQLKPQDLVHIQPEDDDVSDRASSEWRMHAEIYRKFPDVNAVVHAHPVHLTAWGLRDELPDISLLYETAETIGNIIMIPAEEPGSAEYAKLVADALADASVGIMKRHGAVAVGESIEEALFRLERAEHLAHVESLTR from the coding sequence ATGAGCCGAGAAGACGAATATCAGATAGTGGAAACCTGCCGGCGTCTGAGCAGCATCGGGATGATGCCGGCCAGTGACGGCAATGTCAGTCTCAGACTGGACGAGAAAACCGTTATAATTACTCCGACCGGCATCCGGAAGGAGCAGCTAAAGCCGCAGGATTTGGTGCATATTCAACCCGAAGATGACGATGTCTCTGACCGGGCTTCATCCGAATGGCGGATGCACGCCGAAATCTATCGGAAATTTCCTGACGTGAACGCGGTAGTCCACGCACACCCGGTACATCTGACCGCGTGGGGCCTGCGGGATGAACTCCCGGATATCTCCCTGCTGTACGAAACGGCGGAGACTATAGGTAATATCATCATGATTCCGGCGGAGGAACCTGGCAGTGCCGAATATGCCAAACTGGTGGCGGATGCACTCGCCGATGCATCGGTGGGTATCATGAAGCGCCACGGTGCAGTCGCTGTGGGAGAAAGCATCGAGGAGGCGCTATTCCGGCTTGAACGCGCCGAGCATCTCGCACATGTTGAGTCGCTGACCAGGTAA
- the serS gene encoding serine--tRNA ligase produces the protein MIDVKKLRENPELFREAIQNKNEKADIEAILELDARRRELLQDGNGLKHRRNVVSEEIGQKKKAGEDVSDQIAAMQKVAAEIKEIDVELAEVEEELDTLLLTVPNVPHESAPVGPDESANVEVRTWGEAPEFDFEPLNHTELGDKLGLFDLERGAQISGSGFPLYTGPGAKLERALLSFMIDFHVENHGYTEVMPPLLATRDSMQNTGQLPKLEEDMYHISSDDLFLIPTAEVPVTNIHKGEILKQDRLPTKYVAFTPCFRREAGSYGRDTRGFLRLHQFNKVEMVQLVKPEESYQVLESLTNNAEAILQALELPYRVLSLATGDLSFAAAKCYDLEIWAPGENRWLEVSSCSNFEDFQARRGNIRYRNESTGQTEFVHTLNGSGVATARLLVALLETHQTDEGTVKLPEVLQPYLGTTILK, from the coding sequence ATGATTGACGTTAAAAAATTACGGGAAAACCCCGAACTCTTTCGGGAAGCGATTCAGAATAAGAACGAAAAGGCGGATATTGAAGCCATCCTTGAACTGGATGCCCGGCGCCGGGAACTGCTCCAGGACGGAAACGGTCTGAAGCATCGCCGGAATGTGGTGTCAGAAGAGATCGGGCAAAAAAAGAAGGCTGGCGAGGATGTCAGCGATCAGATCGCCGCCATGCAAAAAGTAGCCGCCGAGATCAAGGAGATCGACGTCGAATTAGCCGAGGTTGAGGAAGAACTCGATACGCTGCTGCTGACTGTACCGAACGTCCCTCATGAGTCGGCTCCTGTGGGGCCGGACGAGTCAGCCAACGTTGAGGTCCGCACCTGGGGAGAAGCGCCGGAGTTCGACTTTGAGCCGCTCAACCATACCGAGCTGGGCGATAAGCTCGGCCTGTTCGATCTGGAGCGCGGTGCCCAAATAAGCGGTTCAGGATTTCCGCTCTATACCGGGCCGGGCGCCAAACTGGAACGTGCTTTGCTCAGTTTTATGATCGATTTTCACGTGGAAAATCACGGATATACTGAGGTGATGCCGCCACTGCTGGCCACCAGGGATTCGATGCAGAACACAGGGCAGCTACCGAAGCTGGAAGAGGATATGTACCATATCTCGTCTGATGACCTGTTCCTGATCCCGACGGCCGAGGTCCCGGTGACAAATATCCACAAGGGAGAGATCCTGAAGCAGGATCGGCTTCCGACAAAATATGTGGCATTTACTCCGTGCTTTCGCCGGGAGGCCGGCAGTTATGGCAGAGACACGCGGGGGTTTCTGCGGCTCCATCAATTTAACAAGGTAGAAATGGTTCAACTGGTGAAGCCCGAAGAATCGTACCAGGTACTGGAATCCCTGACCAACAACGCGGAGGCAATCCTGCAGGCGCTGGAACTGCCGTACAGAGTATTATCCCTTGCAACGGGAGACCTGAGTTTCGCCGCCGCGAAGTGCTATGACCTGGAGATCTGGGCGCCGGGCGAAAATCGGTGGCTGGAGGTCTCCAGCTGCAGCAACTTTGAGGATTTTCAGGCTCGACGTGGTAATATCCGTTATCGGAATGAATCTACCGGACAGACCGAATTTGTGCATACACTCAACGGGTCTGGTGTGGCAACCGCCCGGCTGTTGGTGGCGCTGCTGGAGACCCATCAGACCGACGAGGGAACTGTGAAACTTCCCGAGGTGCTGCAGCCGTACCTCGGTACAACCATTCTAAAGTAA